Genomic window (Achromobacter sp. B7):
GGGCGACGGGCCCAGGCGCAGGTTCAGCAGGAACCCCACGCCGGCCAGAATCAGCGCCACGCGTTGCAGCAGGCACAGCGGGCACGGCAGTTCGTCATAAATGAGTTGCCAGGCGAACGCCATGGCCAGGATGCCGGTCACGCCCAGCAGCGCCAGCCCATTGATGACACGCGAGCCACGCGCCGGATTACCAGAGAAGATCATCGCCCGGCCTTTACAGCGACAACGCCAGCGGCGTATTCATGTGATGCACGCACCAGGCCGCGAAGATCAGCAAGGTCAGCAGCCAGAAGGTCACGCATGGACGGCGACGGCCCAGC
Coding sequences:
- a CDS encoding DUF5993 family protein, whose amino-acid sequence is MIMMLPFLTGLIAVWFGVLGRRRPCVTFWLLTLLIFAAWCVHHMNTPLALSL